In one window of Zingiber officinale cultivar Zhangliang chromosome 11A, Zo_v1.1, whole genome shotgun sequence DNA:
- the LOC122032122 gene encoding cytochrome b5-like, producing MGSDAKVYTLAEVSTHSTSKDCWLIISGKVYDVTKFLEDHPGGDEILLASTGKDATDDFEDIGHSTTARAMMDEYYVGEIDAATISKKATYTPPNQPHHNQDRTSEFIVRILQFLVPLLILGLAVGIKFYTKSS from the exons ATGGGGAGTGATGCGAAGGTCTACACCCTGGCAGAGGTCTCGACGCACAGCACCTCCAAGGACTGTTGGCTCATCATCAGCGGCAAG GTTTATGACGTTACCAAATTCTTAGAGGATCACCCTGGGGGAGATGAGATTTTGTTGGCATCAACTG GGAAAGATGCGACCGATGATTTCGAAGATATTGGTCATAGCACCACTGCAAGGGCGATGATGGATGAGTATTATGTTGGAGAAATTGACGCTGCAACAATCTCTAAGAAAGCAACCTACACTCCTCCAAATCAACCGCATCACAACCAGGACAGGACATCTGAGTTCATTGTCAGGATCCTCCAGTTTTTggttcctctcctcatcttgggATTGGCCGTCGGCATCAAATTCTACacaaaatcatcttaa
- the LOC122032120 gene encoding E3 ubiquitin-protein ligase RGLG3-like, whose amino-acid sequence MGAKSSAEGRSRETRTSTPYRGTEHAEPPYSAHEWDPHSSHHPYRSHHRHSHFHSLHEFHPVAFPSESSHFRSFPPAGYPSVPPNNTVRNQRRRSNSPTGGKRPKLEHRYSRIADGFTSLNQVTEELAKSGLESSNLIVGIDFTKSNEWTGKNSFHGCSLHHIGTTKNPYEQAISIIGLTLSKFDEDNLIPCFGFGDASTHDQDVFSFYPGNRPCQGFEEALDRYREIAPFVRLAGPTSFAPIIEMAMTIVEQSVGQYHVLLIIADGQVTRSVDTETGRLSPQEQKTVDAMVKASKYPLSIILVGVGDGPWDMMHEFDDNIPSRSFDNFQFVNFTEIMSKDAPESRKEMEFALAALMEIPLQYRATLDLGILGQHANTSPRRVALPPPAAVPNSAPIGSQSFHSSPDSMQSFSSSSDSTTPALTVSVASTSSDTVCPVCLSNLKNMAFGCGHQICRECGPLLSSCPICRRAVETRINLY is encoded by the exons ATGGGGGCTAAAAGCTCAGCCGAAGGGAGAAGCCGGGAAACAAGGACTTCCACTCCTTACCGTGGAACAGAACACGCTGAGCCGCCCTACTCAGCACATGAATGGGATCCCCATAGCAGTCATCATCCCTATCGCAGTCATCACCGCCACAGCCATTTTCATTCTCTGCATGAGTTCCATCCCGTGGCATTCCCTTCCGAGTCGTCCCACTTCCGGTCGTTTCCACCAGCAGGCTACCCATCGGTGCCTCCAAATAACACAGTCCGCAATCAGAGGAGGAGGAGCAATTCTCCAACCGGTGGAAAGAGGCCCAAGTTGGAACACAGGTACTCAAGGATAGCCGATGGCTTCACTTCCTTGAACCAG GTAACTGAGGAGCTGGCAAAATCTGGGCTCGAGTCATCAAACCTCATTGTAGGAATTGACTTCACGAAAAGCAATGAGTGGACAG GTAAGAATTCATTCCATGGCTGCAGCTTGCACCACATAGGAACTACTAAAAATCCTTATGAACAAGCAATCTCCATTATTGGACTGACCTTGTCAAAATTCGACGAAGATAACTTAATCCCATGCTTTGGTTTCGGAGATG CATCTACCCATGACCAAGATGTATTTAGCTTCTACCCAGGGAATAGACCATGTCAGGGTTTTGAGGAAGCTTTAGATCGGTATCGAGAAATTGCTCCATTTGTGCGATTAGCTG GACCAACATCTTTTGCACCAATTATTGAAATGGCCATGACCATTGTGGAGCAGAGTGTAGGGCAATACCATGTTCTATTAATAATTGCTGATGGGCAG GTAACAAGAAGTGTAGATACTGAAACTGGTCGATTAAGCCCCCAAGAACAGAAGACAGTTGATGCTATGGTCAAAGCTAG CAAATATCCCTTATCCATTATTTTAGTTGGAGTTGGAGACGGACCATGGGACATGATGCATGAATTTGATGACAACATACCTTCTAGATCTTTCGATAATTTCCAG TTTGTGAATTTCACAGAAATTATGTCCAAGGATGCACCAGAAAGTCGTAAAGAGATGGAGTTTGCTCTTGCAGCACTTATGGAAATACCTTTGCAGTACAGAGCAACATTGGATCTTGGGATTTTAGG TCAGCATGCCAATACATCACCAAGAAGAGTGGCccttcctcctcctgctgctgttccCAATTCAGCACCAATTGGCTCACAATCTTTTCATTCCTCACCTGATTCTATGCAAAGCTTCTCATCTTCTTCTGATAGTACAACTCCAGCTCTAACAGTGTCAGTTGCAAGTACCTCTTCAGACACG GTTTGCCCAGTTTGTCTTTCCAACCTCAAAAACATGGCATTTGGCTGTGGGCATCAG ATATGTCGTGAATGTGGGCCACTTCTCAGCTCCTGCCCCATTTGCCGTAGAGCAGTTGAGACAAGAATAAATCTGTATTGA